Proteins encoded together in one Lachnospiraceae bacterium JLR.KK008 window:
- a CDS encoding type II toxin-antitoxin system HicB family antitoxin: MKKLFYPALFHKAEEGGFWVSFPDIPECLTQGDDMTQAYEMAFDALGLALTCREKEQQPIPVASDPASINTEPDSFLVVIEFDMLSYKKHANSRSVKKTLSIPEWLNEAAIAMDLNFSQVLQEALISKLQL; encoded by the coding sequence ATGAAAAAATTATTTTATCCAGCATTATTTCACAAAGCAGAGGAAGGCGGCTTTTGGGTCTCTTTTCCTGATATTCCTGAATGTCTTACACAGGGCGACGACATGACACAAGCTTACGAAATGGCATTTGATGCGCTTGGTCTGGCTCTGACTTGTCGCGAAAAAGAACAGCAACCTATTCCTGTAGCTTCTGACCCGGCATCAATCAACACGGAACCTGATTCTTTTCTCGTTGTCATTGAATTTGATATGCTTTCTTATAAAAAACATGCAAATTCCCGTTCCGTTAAAAAAACTTTGAGTATCCCCGAATGGCTCAATGAAGCGGCCATTGCTATGGACCTTAATTTTTCACAGGTATTGCAGGAAGCTCTTATTTCCAAACTACAGTTATAA